CAGCTACGTCTCGGGCGAGAAGTTCACCAACGAAATGATCAACTCGCTGCGGTACGACAAGATGACCAGCTTCCGCGACCGCTTCCGCAACGTGGACGTGCTGCTGATCGACGACATCCAGTTCCTCTCGGGCAAGGAGCGTACCCAGGAGGAGTTCTTCTACACCTTCAACACGCTGCACGAGCAGGACAAGCAGATCGTCATCGCCTCGGACCGGCCGCCCAAGGAACTGCCCGACTTTGAAGACCGTCTGCGCTCGCGCTTCGAGTGGGGACTGATCGCCGATATCCAGCCACCGGATCTCGAGACCAAGGTCGCCATCCTGCAACGCAAGGCCGAGATCGAGCAGAGCCAGGTGCCGCTCGACGTCGCCATGTTCATTGCGTCGAATGTACGGACCAACGTCCGCGAGCTTGAGGGCGCGTTGATCCGCGTCATCGCCTGGTGCTCGCATCACGGCGTCGAGTGCTCGCTCGCCGTGGCCCAGCAGTGCCTGAAGCAGTTCATCGACAGCCAGGTCCGCAAGATCACCATTGAGGCGATTCAGCGGGCTGTGGCCGAGCAGTTTGGGATGCGCGTGCCGGAGCTGAAGCAGAAGAACAACTCGCGGCAGATCGTGGTGCCGCGGCAGATTGCGATGTATCTGGCCAAGCAGATGACCGAGGCCTCGCTGCCGGAGATCGGACGCCAGTTCGGCGGTAAGCACCACACTACGGTGATGCACTCGATCGCCAAGATCGACGAACAGAGGCGCTCGGATAAGGACTTGAACCGCACGATCAATAAGCTGATGGAGACGCTGAACTAGGTTGTTTCTGAATATGAATGACAAAGGCCGCAGCCCAAAAGGTTGCGGCCTTTGCGTTGTTTACGCGCAGCGTCGAGAACCGCACGAAGTGCCGCCCGCCCGGCGCTAGGGCGCTTTTGCTGCTGTCCTTATGGCTG
This is a stretch of genomic DNA from Granulicella sp. WH15. It encodes these proteins:
- the dnaA gene encoding chromosomal replication initiator protein DnaA gives rise to the protein MSFVPTAQAVLNHWVRILAALEKKINRQSFETWLKPTRYSRTVGTTLFVRIPSAEFEHIGDKYGDLIEEAIENLGLEIETVTFETPQQDPAAPRLREDGGFAPLPSHSANAPRNGSSASNTGPLRGNQATPPPAVEQARFDWNSAAQLNPRYQFDTFVIGSGNQFATAAAKAVAERPSKAYNPLFLYGGAGMGKTHLLNAIGADIKRRQPHALVSYVSGEKFTNEMINSLRYDKMTSFRDRFRNVDVLLIDDIQFLSGKERTQEEFFYTFNTLHEQDKQIVIASDRPPKELPDFEDRLRSRFEWGLIADIQPPDLETKVAILQRKAEIEQSQVPLDVAMFIASNVRTNVRELEGALIRVIAWCSHHGVECSLAVAQQCLKQFIDSQVRKITIEAIQRAVAEQFGMRVPELKQKNNSRQIVVPRQIAMYLAKQMTEASLPEIGRQFGGKHHTTVMHSIAKIDEQRRSDKDLNRTINKLMETLN